A genomic region of Barnesiella viscericola DSM 18177 contains the following coding sequences:
- a CDS encoding porin family protein, translating to MKKTIFCVALVATLFLAIPANAQFKFGPKVGVNISSLSLGGDPADNFKSSNITSFTGGLMAEFMVPVIGVGVDASVMYSRKGSTLKDLTTGTSQDQHTDYVEIPINLKYKFSLPVVGSVMAPFIYAGPSFAFRVGDNFAEQYKAKSFETAINVGVGLELFNHLQIAGQYGWGLGKTMEGENSALNSVLNGKSRAWTVTAAYLF from the coding sequence ATGAAAAAGACTATTTTTTGTGTAGCCCTTGTCGCTACGCTGTTTTTGGCGATTCCGGCCAATGCGCAATTCAAGTTCGGTCCCAAAGTGGGTGTGAACATCTCTTCTCTGTCGTTGGGTGGAGATCCTGCTGATAATTTCAAATCGAGCAACATCACGAGCTTCACCGGCGGTTTGATGGCCGAGTTTATGGTTCCCGTTATCGGGGTGGGTGTCGATGCCAGTGTGATGTACTCCCGCAAAGGCTCTACGTTGAAAGATTTGACCACCGGTACGTCACAAGACCAACATACCGATTATGTAGAGATACCTATCAACCTGAAGTATAAATTCTCGTTACCGGTCGTAGGGTCGGTCATGGCTCCGTTTATCTATGCCGGTCCCAGCTTCGCATTCCGCGTGGGCGACAACTTTGCCGAACAATATAAAGCAAAGAGTTTTGAGACCGCTATCAATGTAGGTGTTGGACTTGAACTCTTCAACCACTTGCAGATTGCCGGTCAGTATGGCTGGGGATTGGGCAAGACGATGGAGGGTGAAAACTCTGCTCTTAACTCGGTATTGAACGGTAAGAGCCGGGCTTGGACCGTGACGGCAGCCTATCTGTTCTAA
- a CDS encoding metal-sulfur cluster assembly factor: MDQKPTIEEEIVKMLKTVYDPEIPVNIYDLGLVYNVEVNDGAVKIEMTLTAPNCPAADFIIEDVRMKIESIENVKSVDIQLIFEPEWDKDMMSEEAKLELGLL, from the coding sequence ATGGACCAGAAACCCACTATCGAAGAAGAAATCGTCAAGATGCTGAAAACCGTCTACGACCCCGAAATTCCGGTCAACATATACGATCTCGGACTCGTCTATAATGTAGAGGTAAACGACGGTGCGGTGAAGATAGAGATGACCCTCACCGCCCCCAACTGCCCGGCGGCCGACTTCATCATCGAGGACGTGCGCATGAAAATCGAAAGCATCGAAAACGTGAAGAGCGTCGATATACAACTCATCTTTGAACCCGAATGGGACAAGGACATGATGAGCGAAGAGGCCAAACTCGAACTCGGACTTCTATAA
- a CDS encoding carboxypeptidase regulatory-like domain-containing protein — protein MQYNGGIIDNPPVAADDWLISNDFYFEAGKEYKFSFKIRGSRNNNFQVSYGQGLTPADMTHDLFKGTVAPLYSYTEQSYVLSVEQSGLYNIGFHLYSEGNSSFFYLTDVAIEQLSAVNMRMLSLSGPRKPVVGSTYTYQVSVINKSSQAISDYTVNLKDEATGTVLASQRIQETLESGAGKELTLDWTPADQSVKLLVAEVVCTGDEVANDNLSEPLSIEVLPLGSTDILELGTVDDSKFNKNYLFNFYNKNSAALNIYTAQEIGRDGGLIESFTFTVRNSHTYDVTDTPVKIYMANTDLTTANSQTGWIPESEMTLVYDGTVTLPQGQTEITIDLSQKFEFAQGKNLAILTTHAMPEGYYNQVYFPYYQVTDGGGTYYYASDYTPFDFTNYGNAAYGEKGAVTLAMYCLGTEISGRVTDVDGNPVEGVALSLEGQRTTVMSDADGSYTFRYVRDGEYVMNVFKDGYFEKEVPVHVVNGQAVT, from the coding sequence ATGCAGTACAATGGCGGGATAATCGACAATCCGCCTGTGGCTGCCGACGATTGGCTCATCTCGAACGATTTCTATTTCGAGGCCGGCAAAGAGTACAAGTTCTCGTTCAAGATCAGAGGTAGCCGGAACAACAACTTCCAGGTGAGCTACGGTCAGGGCTTGACACCGGCCGACATGACTCACGACCTGTTCAAGGGAACGGTGGCTCCTCTTTACTCCTATACGGAACAAAGCTATGTGCTGTCGGTAGAGCAATCGGGCCTGTACAACATCGGGTTCCATCTCTACTCCGAAGGTAACAGCTCGTTCTTCTATTTGACCGACGTGGCTATCGAGCAACTCTCGGCGGTGAATATGCGCATGCTTTCGCTGTCGGGCCCCCGCAAGCCGGTTGTCGGATCGACCTATACCTATCAAGTATCGGTAATCAACAAGAGTAGCCAGGCTATCTCGGACTATACGGTGAATCTTAAAGACGAGGCTACCGGTACGGTTCTGGCCAGTCAGCGCATTCAGGAGACCTTGGAGAGCGGAGCCGGGAAAGAGTTGACTCTCGATTGGACACCTGCCGACCAGTCGGTGAAATTGCTGGTTGCCGAGGTGGTTTGCACCGGTGACGAGGTGGCCAATGACAACCTCTCCGAGCCCCTTTCCATCGAGGTCCTGCCGTTGGGTTCGACCGATATTCTGGAACTGGGAACGGTCGACGACTCGAAATTCAATAAGAACTATCTGTTCAATTTCTATAACAAGAACAGTGCGGCCCTCAATATCTACACGGCTCAGGAGATTGGTAGGGACGGCGGCCTAATCGAGTCCTTTACGTTTACGGTAAGAAATTCGCATACCTACGACGTGACCGATACGCCTGTCAAGATATACATGGCCAATACCGACTTGACTACGGCCAACTCGCAGACGGGGTGGATTCCCGAGTCGGAGATGACGCTGGTCTATGACGGCACCGTTACCTTGCCGCAGGGACAGACCGAAATTACCATCGACCTGTCGCAGAAGTTTGAGTTTGCCCAAGGCAAGAATCTGGCTATCCTCACGACCCACGCCATGCCCGAGGGATATTACAATCAAGTGTACTTCCCTTACTACCAGGTTACCGATGGCGGTGGGACTTATTATTATGCCAGTGATTACACGCCGTTCGACTTTACCAATTACGGCAATGCCGCTTATGGCGAAAAGGGTGCGGTAACCCTGGCGATGTACTGCCTGGGTACCGAAATTTCCGGACGGGTGACCGATGTGGACGGTAATCCGGTAGAGGGTGTCGCTCTTTCGCTCGAAGGTCAACGCACGACGGTCATGAGCGATGCCGATGGTTCCTATACCTTCCGCTATGTGCGCGACGGCGAATATGTCATGAATGTCTTTAAGGACGGCTATTTTGAGAAAGAGGTACCGGTCCATGTCGTGAACGGTCAGGCCGTTACCTAA
- a CDS encoding UDP-2,3-diacylglucosamine diphosphatase, whose amino-acid sequence MPGTKTYFASDFHLGARYIENPLDYERRIVRWLDSIKADAGTLYLLGDILDYWYEYRYVVPRGFTRFFGKLAELSDSGVDIHWFIGNHDIWIFDYLPHELGITLHDGTLITEIGGKRFFLSHGDNVGRRDFSFRLLRGIFRNRFCQRLYAAIHPRWTVAFALRWSAHSRKSGDDYAQYLGEKNEHLVCFAKEYRKEQPIDCFIFGHRHILLDLALPQQSRIIILGDWLKNPSYAVMEETGLNVFDYIEE is encoded by the coding sequence ATGCCCGGGACTAAGACTTACTTTGCATCTGATTTCCATCTGGGAGCGCGATACATCGAAAACCCGCTGGACTACGAACGTCGCATCGTGCGCTGGCTCGACAGCATCAAGGCCGATGCCGGCACCCTCTACCTGCTGGGCGACATACTCGACTACTGGTATGAATACCGCTACGTCGTGCCCCGGGGCTTTACCCGCTTCTTCGGCAAGCTGGCCGAGCTGAGCGACAGCGGTGTCGACATTCACTGGTTCATCGGCAACCACGACATCTGGATTTTCGACTACCTCCCCCACGAGTTGGGCATTACGCTGCACGACGGCACCCTCATTACCGAGATAGGCGGCAAGCGATTCTTCCTCTCCCACGGTGACAATGTGGGCCGTCGGGATTTCTCGTTCCGCCTGCTCCGCGGCATCTTCCGCAACCGGTTCTGCCAACGGCTCTATGCAGCCATACACCCGCGGTGGACAGTGGCATTTGCCCTGCGGTGGTCGGCTCACAGCCGGAAAAGCGGCGACGACTATGCCCAATATCTGGGCGAAAAGAACGAGCATCTGGTGTGCTTTGCCAAGGAGTACCGCAAGGAGCAACCCATCGATTGCTTCATCTTCGGCCACCGGCACATCTTGCTCGACCTGGCCTTGCCCCAGCAAAGCCGCATCATCATTTTGGGCGACTGGCTCAAAAATCCCTCTTACGCCGTCATGGAAGAAACAGGACTGAATGTGTTTGATTATATTGAAGAATAA
- a CDS encoding SGNH/GDSL hydrolase family protein, whose amino-acid sequence MKRKILFIALFLIPVMAWPANEELKYVDAQHLTLVGKVMPTPANVYHRVDTVKYGNMPGAVKRLFTYSAGLAVCFKTNSTNVTARWVTRNKGVMGNMTPIAQRGLDLYIYTDGQWIPAGVGTPIAGKMHLECRIAQHVKPEEHQFMLYLPLFEELLSLEIGVDSAATIEAIPSPFRHTVLVYGSSILHGACASRSGLTYPARLSRSTDINFINYGVSGNGKMEASVADMLKDIEADAFVLDCMPNPSPEEITERTPYFVNTLRKYHPGVPIIMIESYMREKGYSDQQVYDRCRRQSQAFIEQYELLKKQGVPDLYLIRDQQAIGTDHEGSLDGVHPNDVGFERMAKQYGPQLMEILKKYGIE is encoded by the coding sequence ATGAAACGTAAGATTTTATTCATCGCATTGTTTTTGATTCCGGTTATGGCGTGGCCGGCGAATGAAGAATTGAAGTATGTCGATGCGCAGCATCTGACGCTGGTGGGCAAGGTGATGCCTACACCTGCAAATGTGTATCATCGGGTCGATACGGTGAAGTATGGTAATATGCCCGGAGCTGTCAAACGGTTGTTTACCTATTCGGCTGGATTGGCAGTTTGTTTTAAAACCAATAGCACGAATGTGACAGCTCGTTGGGTTACCCGCAATAAGGGAGTGATGGGAAACATGACACCCATTGCCCAGCGAGGGCTTGATTTGTATATATACACTGACGGGCAATGGATACCGGCAGGAGTGGGAACTCCGATTGCTGGAAAAATGCATTTGGAATGTCGCATTGCTCAGCATGTAAAGCCTGAGGAGCATCAGTTTATGTTGTATTTGCCGTTATTTGAAGAACTTCTTTCGTTGGAGATAGGCGTTGATTCGGCGGCTACCATCGAGGCAATACCCTCGCCCTTCCGTCACACGGTACTGGTGTATGGGTCTAGTATCTTGCACGGTGCTTGTGCATCGCGGTCGGGGTTGACCTATCCGGCCCGGTTGTCGAGAAGTACGGATATTAACTTTATCAACTACGGGGTAAGCGGCAATGGTAAGATGGAGGCTTCGGTAGCCGATATGTTGAAAGACATCGAGGCCGATGCCTTTGTCCTCGACTGTATGCCCAACCCCTCGCCCGAAGAAATTACCGAGCGTACCCCCTATTTTGTAAATACCTTGCGGAAGTATCACCCGGGAGTTCCCATTATCATGATCGAGAGCTATATGCGTGAAAAAGGGTACAGCGACCAACAGGTTTATGACCGTTGTCGGCGGCAGAGCCAGGCCTTTATCGAGCAGTATGAGCTGTTGAAAAAGCAGGGTGTTCCCGATTTGTATTTGATTCGTGACCAACAGGCTATTGGTACCGACCATGAGGGGTCGCTCGACGGCGTTCACCCCAACGATGTGGGTTTTGAGCGTATGGCCAAACAGTATGGGCCGCAACTGATGGAGATATTGAAAAAGTATGGCATTGAATAG
- the priA gene encoding replication restart helicase PriA, giving the protein MNRFADVVLPLPLYKYFTYRIPADWQQPLSPGSRVVVPFGRKKYYTAIVVRLHDVTPQGYEVKEILSLLDERPVLRRPQLQFWEWIADYYLCSVGDVYKAALPSGLKLESETTVTLNTEFEEPDDDRLKEREWMLLAALSKKPRMTVQELEKESGMHNLLPTLRLLLEREAVFVSEQIKAHYRPKTETYVRLTFAPGDEAALRHAFERVKQAKKQEVMLLSFLDLSHFMQLGKLCEVSRKSLLDRSGVSSAVLGAMVEKGLFETYKKEISRFDTATLPVGEIAPLSELQQTAYRQILDSFKEHAVTLLHGVTSSGKTEIYAHLIQRVLDGGRQVLYLVPEIALTTQLTNRLRKMFGDKLVIYHSKFSDNERVEIWNTLLNDRSPRLVLGVRSSIFLPFADLGLVIVDEEHETSYKQYDPAPRYHARNAAIVLASMHGAKTLLGTATPAIETYFNARQGKYGLVELKHRFNDVELPQIIPVDVKEMRRKNRMQGNFTPELINRMQTALQEGEQVILFQNRRGFAPMVECKQCAWVPKCEHCDVSLTYHKRYNQLTCHYCGYTYEIPKVCPACGQPTIGVMGFGTERIEEDIARLFPGVPVSRMDLDTTRSRNAYEQIIDDFSKGKNKILIGTQMITKGLDFDHVSVVGILSADQMMNFPDFRAHERAFQMMEQVSGRAGRKNRNGVVVLQTSDPSSPLIQQVMAHDYEGMYNRQLAERKAFSYPPYTRLIYVYLKHRDETLLQELAVRYTTALREVFGARVLGPDNPPVARIQSLYIRKVMLKMELAASMSRVKEILRQVYENMLVDDRFKSLLLYYDVDPL; this is encoded by the coding sequence ATGAATAGATTTGCCGACGTCGTATTACCGCTACCGCTTTACAAATATTTTACCTATCGGATTCCTGCCGACTGGCAACAGCCGTTATCGCCGGGCAGTCGCGTGGTGGTGCCTTTCGGACGCAAGAAATACTACACGGCCATTGTGGTGCGCCTGCACGACGTCACCCCTCAGGGCTACGAGGTGAAGGAGATTCTCTCGCTGCTCGATGAGCGGCCGGTATTGCGGCGCCCGCAGTTGCAGTTTTGGGAGTGGATTGCCGATTATTACCTCTGCTCGGTGGGCGATGTCTACAAGGCGGCTTTGCCTTCGGGGCTGAAACTCGAAAGCGAAACGACCGTTACGCTCAATACCGAGTTTGAAGAGCCCGACGACGACCGGTTGAAAGAGCGCGAATGGATGCTGCTGGCGGCTCTGAGCAAGAAGCCGCGCATGACCGTGCAGGAGCTCGAGAAGGAGAGCGGCATGCACAACCTGTTGCCCACCTTGCGGCTCCTGTTGGAGCGCGAGGCGGTGTTCGTGTCGGAACAGATTAAGGCACACTATCGTCCCAAGACCGAGACTTATGTTCGCCTCACTTTCGCCCCCGGCGACGAGGCGGCCTTGCGCCACGCTTTCGAGCGGGTGAAACAGGCCAAGAAACAAGAGGTGATGCTCCTGTCGTTTCTCGACCTGTCGCACTTTATGCAGCTGGGTAAGTTGTGCGAGGTCTCCCGCAAGAGTCTGCTCGATCGGTCGGGCGTGTCGTCGGCCGTGCTGGGAGCAATGGTCGAGAAGGGATTGTTCGAGACCTATAAGAAAGAGATAAGCCGCTTCGATACGGCCACTTTGCCCGTGGGCGAGATTGCCCCCCTGAGCGAGTTGCAGCAGACGGCCTACCGACAGATACTCGATTCGTTCAAGGAGCATGCCGTCACACTGCTGCACGGTGTGACGTCGAGCGGCAAGACCGAGATTTATGCCCACCTCATTCAACGGGTGCTGGACGGGGGACGGCAGGTGCTCTACCTGGTGCCCGAGATTGCCTTGACCACGCAGTTGACCAACCGCCTGCGCAAGATGTTCGGCGACAAGTTGGTCATCTACCACTCCAAGTTCTCCGACAACGAGCGGGTGGAAATCTGGAATACCCTGCTCAATGACCGTTCGCCCCGGCTTGTGCTGGGAGTGCGTTCGTCGATTTTCCTCCCCTTTGCCGACCTGGGGCTGGTGATTGTCGACGAGGAGCACGAGACCTCCTACAAGCAGTATGACCCGGCTCCCCGCTATCATGCCCGCAATGCCGCTATCGTGCTGGCCTCGATGCACGGGGCCAAAACCTTGTTGGGTACCGCCACACCGGCTATCGAGACCTATTTCAACGCCCGGCAGGGCAAGTATGGCCTGGTGGAGTTGAAGCACCGGTTCAACGACGTGGAGTTGCCCCAGATTATCCCGGTCGATGTGAAGGAGATGCGCAGGAAAAACCGCATGCAGGGGAACTTTACCCCCGAACTGATCAACCGCATGCAGACGGCTTTGCAGGAGGGCGAGCAGGTCATTCTGTTCCAGAACCGCCGGGGGTTTGCCCCCATGGTCGAGTGCAAGCAGTGTGCCTGGGTGCCCAAGTGCGAGCACTGCGACGTAAGCCTCACCTATCATAAGCGGTACAACCAGCTCACGTGCCATTACTGCGGTTATACCTACGAGATTCCCAAGGTGTGTCCCGCCTGCGGGCAGCCAACCATCGGGGTGATGGGGTTCGGCACCGAGCGTATCGAGGAGGATATTGCCCGCCTCTTTCCCGGGGTTCCCGTGTCGCGCATGGACCTCGATACCACCCGTTCGCGCAATGCCTATGAACAGATTATCGACGACTTCTCCAAGGGCAAGAACAAGATACTCATCGGTACGCAGATGATTACCAAAGGGTTGGATTTCGACCACGTGAGCGTGGTGGGGATATTGAGTGCCGACCAGATGATGAATTTCCCCGACTTCCGGGCCCACGAGCGGGCCTTCCAGATGATGGAACAGGTCTCGGGTCGGGCCGGGCGCAAGAACCGGAACGGAGTGGTTGTGTTGCAGACCTCCGACCCTTCTTCACCCTTGATTCAGCAGGTGATGGCCCACGACTACGAGGGCATGTACAACCGTCAGTTGGCCGAGCGGAAAGCCTTTTCCTATCCCCCCTATACCCGTTTGATCTATGTTTATCTGAAACACCGCGACGAAACCCTGTTGCAGGAGTTGGCCGTGCGTTATACCACGGCCCTGCGCGAGGTGTTCGGGGCTCGGGTGCTGGGGCCCGACAATCCGCCGGTGGCCCGCATACAGTCGCTCTATATCCGCAAGGTGATGTTGAAGATGGAGCTTGCCGCTTCGATGTCGCGGGTGAAGGAGATTTTACGTCAGGTTTATGAAAATATGTTGGTCGACGACCGTTTCAAGTCGTTGTTGCTCTACTACGACGTCGATCCGTTGTAA
- a CDS encoding choice-of-anchor D domain-containing protein — MSLLGFSPTAHAQTYPYFCGFEDDAENAQWTLVNGNCANQWYIGTAAKHEGEKGLYITNDGGATTGYDTYSNSTVYAYRTFEITEAGAYSFSFDCYVQGEIDAWFGGAADYAHAYLIPGDETPQADSQSYWLMIPESYVSLTEDLVGQTGWETKTGFQNLDPGTYKLAFLWYNNGNLSGSDKGAMIDNVKIEKLANEPNVSVATSLEFPLTEVGASATATLTVTNTGGGDLNISGITFSNPDFELADAVEFPDVIASVGGEKSYKIKFTPSSEGEITGTMTIQSNAPETVVSLSGTGFTHIEITDEAPLFEDFNNLDESQPNMGLTPWTLKAGYATGSWATQWLVGTDSFYACDGTALKAETYPTTSYYESFDASTNLPAEWVVARSSGQTNYSIAGEAGIDGSNAVSATHNSYYASLDTLYSPVVSGKVTFDFRKQYLSSKMEAYVVAADGSKTAIDVETNATDWIPVVVDNVPEGSRIAFLMQNTYLDNFLAFGIHHINKGVQIVNSSLKPGNGASLYAGDDRAEDNELQFTIKNIGIQPVEAGSYNFTTRLVDENGALPEGVSYKIYLDSDEGATLCEDNVIPGPALDVNEEKTLSGYLHIDSEALLENLTFHVTANDVENTHFTQMQTGNDLTLLPNKGEASLGNVEFGIVNKSTTIDYTIENSSENGALTVSGITAPEGSAFTVNAAFPLVIPNGESSTIQITFAAEPGVHTATLTVNHDGIGDTEISVSGTMLSPTALLESFEGQTVPPLLWKVMQNKWSRSTISPYDGQACIAVTSATPDTIATPLLHLAAGDSIAFAVKSSSSSSYKTEVLYSADGQKWTSLETISTYNSSSWGSWAQKAVYMPKDFVEGDYYLAFACQRTYLDRVYGPQVVYQDHNIYIDGFEGETTGMVNYTQDFTIDLICLSSEGETSDSYTIDLMNDDEKIGTFDVEDMTLNESKSYTCSWTPHAAGEAHVYALISSNGTVSSTDTITVDVAEETFITNLLIGNLSTPTSTSSNRHTVFETLYTPEHLEGLNAGAVIGSIRLPYITNSAYYTFVKGFKVNVWIGNTEKSELTTDKLSAADIEGLTHIGVDMSFEAGGTQESPLYFEMTPEAPITYDGGNLSLIVSVDSIYSGWRDAAQFFLSEGTTNSMKYCAFDAQVAGYEAAWAESYTPQLRANIMTVELDLIAEAPVVYGIVTQADSQEPIEGATVTMQSGSVIYTATTDASGAYSIEVLQPGKEYTMSVTKDQYTAVEGVTLVVESGDNIEQNFALSIASGIDHTIEAATKIFTDRSGNIRIEAGSPINLVKVYSMSGSLCISESPATESAIVNAGGLKGVYVVEVQTSGSVKRAKIRL; from the coding sequence ATGAGTCTGCTGGGATTTTCTCCAACTGCTCACGCTCAAACCTATCCGTATTTCTGTGGATTTGAAGATGATGCCGAGAATGCCCAGTGGACACTTGTCAATGGCAATTGTGCCAACCAATGGTACATCGGCACTGCTGCCAAACATGAAGGCGAAAAGGGATTGTACATCACCAACGACGGTGGAGCAACCACGGGTTATGACACTTATTCAAACTCCACGGTGTATGCCTACCGCACGTTCGAAATCACCGAAGCGGGTGCTTACTCGTTCTCTTTCGACTGCTATGTGCAGGGTGAGATTGATGCTTGGTTTGGTGGTGCCGCAGATTATGCACACGCCTATTTGATTCCGGGCGATGAAACCCCTCAGGCCGATAGTCAGAGTTATTGGCTGATGATTCCAGAATCTTATGTCTCGCTGACAGAAGACCTGGTCGGACAAACCGGCTGGGAGACCAAAACAGGTTTCCAAAACCTGGATCCAGGCACCTATAAGCTGGCATTCTTATGGTATAATAATGGTAACCTGTCTGGCAGTGATAAGGGTGCAATGATTGATAATGTGAAGATAGAAAAGTTGGCCAATGAGCCCAACGTTTCGGTCGCTACATCACTGGAATTCCCGCTCACAGAGGTAGGAGCCAGCGCAACAGCTACGCTGACCGTCACGAACACGGGAGGCGGGGATCTGAATATTTCAGGAATCACCTTTTCAAATCCGGATTTCGAGTTGGCCGATGCCGTTGAATTCCCTGATGTTATCGCGTCAGTTGGTGGAGAAAAGAGCTATAAAATCAAGTTCACACCCAGTTCAGAAGGAGAGATTACCGGGACCATGACCATACAGAGCAATGCCCCTGAAACGGTCGTATCCCTGTCCGGTACCGGTTTCACGCACATCGAGATTACCGACGAGGCTCCTCTCTTTGAAGATTTCAACAACCTTGACGAGAGTCAACCCAACATGGGATTGACCCCCTGGACGTTGAAGGCAGGTTATGCTACCGGATCCTGGGCTACCCAATGGCTGGTCGGTACTGATAGTTTTTACGCCTGCGATGGCACAGCGCTGAAAGCCGAGACCTACCCGACGACCTCATACTACGAGTCCTTCGACGCCTCGACCAACCTGCCGGCGGAATGGGTAGTTGCCCGAAGCAGTGGGCAGACCAACTATTCGATTGCCGGCGAAGCAGGTATCGATGGTTCGAATGCTGTTTCCGCTACACATAATTCGTACTATGCATCGCTCGATACCCTCTACTCACCGGTAGTCTCGGGGAAAGTAACTTTCGATTTCAGAAAGCAGTATCTATCTTCCAAAATGGAAGCTTACGTGGTTGCGGCCGATGGCAGCAAGACTGCAATAGATGTCGAGACCAATGCTACCGACTGGATACCGGTTGTAGTGGACAACGTGCCCGAAGGTTCGCGCATTGCATTCCTGATGCAAAACACTTACCTCGACAATTTCCTGGCGTTTGGAATCCATCACATTAACAAGGGTGTGCAAATCGTGAACAGTTCGCTCAAACCGGGCAACGGTGCGTCGCTGTATGCCGGTGATGATAGAGCCGAAGACAACGAGTTGCAATTTACAATCAAGAACATCGGTATCCAACCCGTCGAAGCCGGCTCCTATAACTTCACTACCCGGTTGGTCGACGAAAACGGAGCTCTCCCCGAAGGGGTATCGTATAAGATCTATCTCGACAGTGACGAGGGGGCTACACTTTGCGAAGACAACGTCATACCTGGTCCGGCACTTGATGTGAACGAAGAGAAGACCCTCAGCGGATACCTGCATATCGATAGCGAAGCGCTCTTGGAGAATCTGACTTTCCATGTAACCGCAAATGATGTAGAGAATACGCATTTTACCCAAATGCAGACCGGAAACGACCTTACCCTGCTTCCCAATAAAGGCGAAGCCTCGTTGGGCAATGTGGAGTTTGGGATCGTCAACAAGTCTACCACAATCGACTATACCATCGAGAACAGCAGTGAAAATGGGGCTCTGACTGTTTCGGGCATCACCGCTCCCGAGGGATCGGCCTTCACGGTGAATGCCGCATTCCCCCTGGTTATCCCCAACGGCGAATCGAGCACGATTCAGATTACCTTCGCTGCCGAACCGGGAGTCCATACGGCTACCTTGACCGTAAATCATGACGGTATAGGCGACACCGAGATTTCGGTTTCGGGTACCATGCTGTCACCCACAGCCTTGCTCGAATCGTTTGAGGGGCAGACTGTTCCGCCGCTCTTGTGGAAAGTCATGCAAAACAAGTGGAGCCGAAGCACCATTTCGCCGTATGACGGACAGGCCTGCATAGCCGTTACCAGTGCTACTCCCGACACAATCGCGACCCCGTTGCTTCACCTGGCAGCCGGCGACTCCATCGCCTTCGCGGTGAAATCATCAAGTTCTTCGAGTTATAAGACCGAGGTGCTCTACTCGGCCGACGGTCAGAAGTGGACTTCATTGGAAACGATCTCTACCTATAACAGTAGCTCGTGGGGCAGTTGGGCACAGAAGGCTGTCTATATGCCCAAAGATTTCGTCGAGGGTGACTACTATCTGGCATTTGCCTGCCAGAGAACCTACCTCGATAGGGTGTACGGTCCGCAAGTCGTTTACCAAGACCACAATATCTACATCGATGGCTTCGAAGGCGAAACCACGGGTATGGTCAACTATACGCAAGACTTTACAATCGACCTCATCTGTCTGAGCTCCGAGGGTGAAACCTCCGACAGCTACACCATCGACCTGATGAACGACGATGAAAAGATAGGCACCTTTGATGTAGAGGATATGACCCTGAATGAATCCAAGAGCTATACCTGTTCATGGACTCCTCACGCTGCCGGCGAAGCTCACGTCTATGCGTTGATCTCCTCCAATGGGACAGTCAGCTCGACCGATACGATTACGGTCGACGTTGCCGAAGAGACTTTCATCACGAACCTCTTGATAGGCAACTTGTCTACCCCGACCTCTACGTCGTCCAATCGCCACACCGTATTCGAGACCCTCTACACGCCCGAGCATCTCGAAGGGCTGAATGCCGGTGCCGTGATCGGAAGCATAAGACTCCCCTATATCACCAACTCTGCTTACTATACTTTCGTCAAAGGATTTAAAGTGAACGTGTGGATAGGGAACACCGAAAAGAGCGAACTCACGACCGACAAGTTATCCGCAGCCGATATTGAAGGGCTCACCCACATTGGTGTCGATATGAGTTTCGAAGCTGGCGGCACACAAGAGAGCCCCTTGTATTTCGAGATGACTCCCGAGGCACCCATTACCTATGATGGAGGCAACCTTAGTCTCATCGTTTCGGTCGATTCTATCTACAGCGGTTGGAGAGATGCAGCTCAATTCTTCCTGTCGGAAGGCACAACCAATTCAATGAAATATTGTGCCTTCGACGCTCAGGTAGCCGGTTATGAAGCTGCATGGGCCGAAAGTTACACGCCTCAGCTGAGAGCAAACATCATGACGGTCGAACTGGATCTGATTGCCGAGGCTCCCGTTGTGTACGGTATCGTAACCCAGGCCGACAGCCAGGAGCCTATCGAAGGTGCCACGGTAACAATGCAATCGGGCTCAGTCATCTACACGGCCACGACCGATGCCTCCGGAGCTTACAGCATCGAGGTACTGCAACCGGGTAAAGAATATACGATGAGCGTAACCAAGGACCAATATACCGCTGTCGAAGGGGTAACCCTCGTGGTAGAAAGTGGCGATAATATCGAGCAGAACTTTGCTCTGAGCATTGCGTCCGGTATCGACCACACGATTGAAGCTGCCACGAAGATATTTACCGACCGCTCGGGCAATATCCGCATCGAAGCCGGCAGCCCCATCAATCTGGTAAAAGTCTACTCGATGAGCGGTAGCCTCTGCATCAGTGAAAGTCCGGCTACCGAATCGGCCATCGTCAATGCCGGTGGTCTGAAAGGCGTTTACGTAGTCGAGGTACAAACCTCAGGCAGCGTGAAACGAGCCAAAATAAGACTCTAA